The Pongo abelii isolate AG06213 chromosome 23, NHGRI_mPonAbe1-v2.0_pri, whole genome shotgun sequence genome includes a window with the following:
- the CSDC2 gene encoding cold shock domain-containing protein C2: MTSESTSPPVVPPLHSPKSPVWPTFPFHREGSRVWERGGVPPRDLPSPLPTKRTRTYSATARASAGPVFKGVCKQFSRSQGHGFITPENGSEDIFVHVSDIEGEYVPVEGDEVTYKMCPIPPKNQKFQAVEVVLTQLAPHTPHETWSGQVVGS, from the exons ATGACTTCAGAGTCGACGTCACCCCCAGTTGTGCCCCCGCTCCACTCCCCCAAGTCCCCAGTCTGGCCCACCTTCCCCTTCCACAGGGAGGGCAGCAGGGTCTGGGAGCGGGGTGGTGTCCCACCTCGGGACCTACCCAGCCCTCTGCCCACCAAGCGGACCAGGACCTATTCAGC GACAGCCCGGGCCTCAGCTGGCCCCGTGTTCAAGGGCGTCTGTAAGCAGTTCTCACGCTCACAGGGCCATGGCTTCATCACCCCCGAGAACGGGTCTGAGGACATCTTCGTACATGTGTCTGA CATCGAGGGCGAGTATGTGCCAGTGGAGGGCGACGAGGTGACCTACAAGATGTGCCCTATCCCTCCCAAGAACCAGAAGTTCCAGGCCGTGGAGGTGGTGCTCACTCAGCTGGCCCCCCACACTCCCCACGAGACGTGGTCTGGCCAGGTTGTGGGCTCCTAG
- the PMM1 gene encoding phosphomannomutase 1 — MAVAAQAARRKERVLCLFDVDGTLTPARQKIDPEVATFLQKLRSRVQIGVVGGSDYCKIAEQLGDGDEVIEKFDYVFAENGTVQYKHGRLLSKQTIQNHLGEELLQDLINFCLSYMALLRLPKKRGTFIEFRNGMLNISPIGRSCTLEERIEFSELDKKEKIREKFVEALKTEFAGKGLRFSRGGMISFDVFPEGWDKRYCLDSLDQDSFDTIHFFGNETSPGGNDFEIFADPRTVGHSVVSPQDTVQRCREIFFPETAHEA, encoded by the exons ATGGCAGTCGCCGCCCAGGCAGCCCGCAGGAAGGAGCGCGTCCTCTGCCTGTTTGACGTGGACGGGACCCTCACGCCGGCTCGCCAG AAAATTGACCCTGAGGTGGCCACCTTCCTGCAGAAGCTGCGAAGTAGAGTGCAGATCGGTGTGGTGGGCGGCTCTGACTACTGTAAGATCGCTGAGCAGCTGGGTGACGGGGATGAAG TCATTGAGAAGTTTGATTATGTGTTTGCCGAGAACGGGACGGTGCAGTATAAGCATGGACGACTGCTCTCCAAGCAG ACCATCCAGAACCACCTGGGGGAGGAGCTGCTGCAGGACTTGATCAACTTCTGCCTCAGCTACATGGCCCTGCTCAGGCTGCCCAAGAAGCG TGGAACCTTCATCGAGTTCCGGAATGGCATGCTGAACATCTCGCCCATTGGCCGGAGCTGCACCCTGGAGGAGAGGATCGAGTTCTCCGAACTGGACAAG AAAGAGAAGATCCGGGAGAAGTTCGTGGAAGCCCTGAAAACAGAGTTTGCTGGCAAAGGGCTGAGGTTCTCTCGAG gAGGCATGATCAGCTTTGATGTCTTCCCCGAGGGCTGGGACAAGCGCTACTGCCTGGATAGCCTGGACCAGGACAGCTTCGACACCATCCACTTCTTTGGGAACGAGACCAGCCCT GGTGGGAACGACTTTGAGATCTTTGCCGACCCCCGGACTGTTGGCCACAGCGTGGTGTCTCCTCAGGACACAGTGCAGCGATGCCGGGAGATTTTCTTCCCAGAGACAGCCCATGAGGCGTGA